The proteins below come from a single Halobacteriovorax sp. GB3 genomic window:
- the rpsJ gene encoding 30S ribosomal protein S10, with protein MKASRLRIKLKAYDHKLLDNSVKEIVQTAKETGARVAGPIPLPTEVNKFTVLRGPHVNKKSREQFEMRTHKRLIDIVDPTQQTVDSLMKLDLSAGVDVEIKY; from the coding sequence ATGAAAGCGTCAAGATTGAGAATCAAGCTTAAAGCTTATGATCACAAGTTACTAGATAACTCTGTGAAAGAAATCGTTCAGACGGCGAAGGAAACTGGTGCACGCGTTGCAGGTCCAATTCCTCTTCCAACTGAAGTTAACAAATTTACTGTACTTAGAGGACCACACGTTAATAAGAAGTCTAGAGAGCAGTTCGAAATGAGAACACACAAAAGACTTATCGATATCGTTGATCCAACTCAACAAACAGTTGATAGCCTAATGAAATTAGATCTATCTGCTGGTGTAGATGTAGAAATTAAGTACTAG